A window of the Vibrio fluvialis genome harbors these coding sequences:
- a CDS encoding sucrose-specific PTS transporter subunit IIBC — protein sequence MDYPVIAKQLLEHLGGKANIQALAHCATRLRLAVKDESQIDESAIETLDGVKGQFKVAGQYQIIFGSGIVNQVYAEMAKLTGMADMSTNDVASAGAQKQNIVQRAVKGLSDIFVPIIPAIVAGGLLMGLFNVLTAKGLFIDGQSLIDANPGLADLASMINTFANAPFVYLPVLLAFSASRKFGGNPFLGAALGMLMVHPDLLNGWGFGSATVAGTVPTWNILGLEIQKVGYQGSVLPVLVSAFILAKVELGLRKVIPSVLDNLLTPMLAIFITGFLTFTLVGPITRDVGFMLGDGLNWLYDSAGFIGGALFGFIYAPFVITGMHHSFIAIETQLLADIATTGGTFIFPIAAMSNVAQGAAALAVGFTTKDIKLKGIAVPSGITALLGITEPAMFGVNLKLRYPFIAAITGSAIASAFITLFNVKAQALGAAGLPGIISINPEKIGYYVVGMVISFAVAFGLTLMLGMREKAKQGVRATA from the coding sequence ATGGACTATCCAGTCATAGCAAAACAACTTCTCGAGCACTTGGGTGGCAAAGCCAACATCCAGGCGCTGGCACACTGCGCAACACGACTACGTCTGGCAGTGAAAGATGAATCACAGATTGATGAAAGCGCAATCGAAACGCTGGATGGCGTCAAAGGCCAGTTCAAGGTCGCGGGCCAATACCAGATCATTTTTGGCTCAGGTATCGTCAATCAGGTGTATGCCGAAATGGCGAAACTGACCGGCATGGCCGATATGTCGACCAACGATGTCGCCAGCGCTGGCGCGCAAAAACAGAACATCGTGCAGCGCGCGGTAAAAGGCCTATCCGATATTTTCGTGCCTATCATTCCGGCCATCGTTGCGGGCGGTCTGCTCATGGGGCTGTTCAACGTACTGACCGCCAAAGGCTTGTTTATTGATGGTCAATCGCTAATTGATGCCAACCCTGGCCTGGCGGATTTGGCCAGTATGATCAACACCTTCGCCAACGCCCCGTTTGTTTACTTACCCGTTCTGCTGGCGTTCTCTGCGTCACGCAAATTTGGCGGAAACCCGTTCCTTGGCGCGGCGCTGGGTATGCTGATGGTTCACCCGGATCTGCTTAACGGTTGGGGCTTTGGTAGCGCGACCGTGGCTGGCACTGTGCCGACGTGGAATATTCTCGGGCTGGAAATTCAGAAAGTGGGCTATCAAGGCTCGGTTCTGCCAGTGCTGGTTTCGGCCTTCATTTTAGCCAAAGTTGAGCTCGGTCTGCGCAAAGTGATTCCGTCCGTGCTCGATAATCTGCTGACACCGATGCTGGCGATTTTCATCACCGGTTTCCTGACGTTCACCTTAGTTGGCCCAATCACGCGTGATGTCGGCTTTATGCTGGGTGACGGCCTCAACTGGCTGTACGATTCGGCAGGCTTTATCGGCGGCGCGCTGTTTGGTTTTATCTATGCTCCGTTCGTAATTACCGGTATGCACCACAGCTTCATTGCGATTGAAACTCAGCTGCTGGCGGATATCGCAACCACTGGTGGCACCTTCATTTTCCCGATTGCGGCCATGTCTAACGTGGCACAAGGCGCCGCAGCGCTGGCGGTCGGCTTTACCACCAAAGACATCAAGCTCAAAGGCATTGCCGTGCCATCGGGCATTACCGCACTGCTGGGCATTACGGAACCGGCGATGTTTGGTGTGAACCTGAAACTGCGTTACCCGTTCATCGCCGCCATCACAGGTTCTGCGATTGCCAGTGCGTTCATTACTCTGTTTAACGTCAAAGCGCAAGCACTGGGTGCGGCAGGTTTGCCAGGCATCATCTCCATCAACCCGGAGAAAATCGGTTACTACGTGGTGGGCATGGTGATTTCGTTTGCGGTTGCGTTTGGTCTGACTCTGATGTTGGGCATGCGTGAAAAAGCAAAACAAGGCGTTCGCGCTACAGCGTAA
- a CDS encoding LacI family DNA-binding transcriptional regulator — MASLHDVARLAGVSKSTVSRVINDEYGVKESTKIKVLKAVSECGYVVNQVAKDLKSQKTNLIGVIVPRVSSHATAQGVDGLTAIFEQAGKHVLLANTHQVHAKELEYIQIFNQKRVEGIVFYATHLDAPLVKAIQQSAVPVVLVGQDGSLHNIPSVVHDDTRVGFEAGNRLVQAGCEQIGFIGVQSDDIAVDVQRSQGLEQALAFHNKPLLFHVRGDFSIESGYRLAKEQIKSYPQMDGLFCATDRLAVGAIKALQEAGVKVGEQVKLLGVGNDELAYVSTPSLSTFNYAFDKAGENAAKMLLERIAGRGQEMSKVVLTFQNVARETC; from the coding sequence ATGGCAAGTTTGCATGACGTCGCCAGGTTGGCTGGCGTGTCAAAGTCGACCGTCTCTCGCGTAATTAATGATGAGTACGGCGTAAAAGAGTCGACCAAAATCAAAGTGTTAAAGGCAGTTTCTGAGTGTGGTTACGTCGTTAACCAGGTGGCGAAAGATCTTAAATCACAGAAAACTAACCTGATTGGTGTGATTGTGCCGCGGGTATCGTCCCATGCGACTGCACAAGGCGTGGATGGCCTGACGGCGATCTTCGAACAAGCGGGCAAACATGTATTGCTTGCCAATACTCATCAGGTTCATGCAAAAGAACTTGAATATATTCAAATATTTAACCAAAAGCGTGTCGAAGGGATTGTGTTCTATGCCACCCATCTGGACGCGCCGCTCGTTAAAGCGATTCAGCAATCGGCGGTGCCGGTGGTGCTGGTGGGACAGGACGGCTCGCTGCACAATATTCCGAGTGTGGTGCACGATGATACGCGCGTTGGCTTTGAAGCGGGCAACCGCTTAGTGCAAGCGGGCTGCGAACAGATCGGTTTTATCGGCGTGCAGAGTGATGACATTGCGGTGGATGTCCAACGTTCACAAGGTCTGGAGCAGGCTCTGGCGTTTCACAATAAGCCGCTGCTGTTTCATGTGCGGGGCGATTTTTCGATTGAATCCGGCTATCGTCTGGCGAAAGAGCAGATCAAATCATATCCGCAAATGGATGGCCTGTTCTGTGCAACCGACCGTTTGGCCGTCGGCGCGATCAAAGCGCTGCAAGAAGCTGGCGTAAAGGTTGGTGAACAGGTGAAACTACTCGGAGTCGGCAATGACGAACTGGCCTATGTGAGCACACCTTCGTTATCGACTTTTAATTATGCCTTTGATAAAGCTGGAGAAAATGCAGCAAAGATGCTTCTGGAACGCATTGCCGGACGCGGCCAGGAGATGAGTAAAGTTGTGCTCACTTTCCAGAATGTAGCCCGCGAAACCTGCTAA